The Cyanobium sp. ATX 6F1 genome includes a region encoding these proteins:
- a CDS encoding GDSL-type esterase/lipase family protein, with protein sequence MSLIAVPRKLVVLGDSGVFGWGDPEEGGWCERLRCHWMALPEAPVLYNLGVRGDGLERLAARLGPEVGRRGELRRQSPQGVLLSIGLNDTARVGRPDGRHQLAPEAFLFGLQQLLREAKALAPVLVLGLTPVDGAVMPFADCLWYDLETVAHYECLLEEACLEADVPFLPLLESFTGERQWLQWLCGDGVHLNGEGHRRVYERVKTWPALLRWADLEPLRLRTPAF encoded by the coding sequence ATGTCCTTGATCGCCGTGCCGCGCAAGCTGGTGGTGCTGGGGGACAGCGGCGTCTTCGGCTGGGGGGACCCGGAGGAGGGCGGCTGGTGCGAGCGCTTGCGGTGCCACTGGATGGCGCTGCCGGAGGCGCCCGTGCTCTACAACCTGGGGGTGCGCGGCGATGGCCTCGAGCGGCTGGCGGCGCGGCTGGGCCCGGAGGTGGGTCGGCGCGGTGAACTGCGGCGCCAGAGCCCCCAGGGGGTGTTGCTGTCGATCGGTCTCAACGACACCGCCCGGGTGGGCCGCCCGGATGGCCGCCACCAGCTGGCCCCCGAAGCCTTCCTGTTCGGCCTGCAGCAACTGCTGCGGGAGGCCAAAGCCCTGGCGCCGGTGCTGGTGCTGGGGCTCACCCCGGTGGATGGGGCGGTGATGCCCTTCGCCGACTGCCTCTGGTACGACCTGGAGACCGTGGCGCACTACGAGTGCCTGCTGGAGGAGGCCTGCCTGGAGGCGGACGTGCCCTTTCTGCCTCTGCTGGAGAGCTTCACCGGCGAGCGCCAGTGGCTGCAATGGCTGTGTGGCGATGGGGTGCACCTCAATGGCGAGGGCCACCGCCGCGTCTACGAGCGTGTCAAGACCTGGCCCGCCCTGTTGCGCTGGGCCGACCTCGAGCCGCTGCGGCTGCGCACCCCAGCCTTCTGA
- a CDS encoding ABC transporter permease subunit, which yields MSVRLRPAPPLLLLLPALALVPVLLALPSMAHGGGWELIGQFLAAALRPSLDPQVLGSALSGLVVTVAIALLGWSLSLALGLLGGLLSSRTLWQSSSGQRWPAELIRRLLAVPRSIHELLWGLLLLQVLGLDPAVAVLAIALPFGALVARVVGDQLDALPTTQLEALRAAGAPAGPALLTALGPALLPGVISYGGYRLECALRSATLLGVFGLGGLGTDLRLTLQSLQFNELWSGLWLLLAVMLLLEALVRLLRRRWCLPTRFGAGTVVVGRRGREIALMILLLLPLLLVLARALEVDPLSLFPGSALPNWGASLRPDELLALPWAALVAQTLGLTLLAAALAVGLAPLLLLLVAPWPWGRALLQLVWALGRLWPPPLTALLLLFVLKPGLVTAALALGFHNLGILGRLLLEAAEAAPLGAEQALAAAGTGPRLALLYGRYSALARSYLAYGAYRSDVILRETVVVGLVGAAGLGTALLEALSSFAWDQVLALMAAYALLTLVGEDLSDRARRRLLACP from the coding sequence GTGAGCGTTCGGCTGCGGCCCGCCCCGCCGCTGCTGCTGCTGCTGCCGGCCCTGGCCCTGGTGCCGGTGCTGCTGGCGCTGCCGTCCATGGCCCATGGGGGTGGCTGGGAGTTGATCGGCCAGTTCCTGGCGGCGGCCCTGCGGCCGTCGTTGGATCCGCAGGTGCTGGGCTCGGCCCTCTCGGGCCTGGTGGTCACCGTGGCGATCGCCCTGCTGGGCTGGTCTCTGAGCCTGGCCCTGGGGCTGCTGGGGGGGCTGCTCAGCTCCCGCACCCTCTGGCAGAGCAGCTCGGGCCAGCGCTGGCCGGCGGAGCTGATTCGCCGGCTGCTGGCCGTGCCCCGCTCGATCCATGAGCTGCTTTGGGGTCTGCTGCTGCTGCAGGTGCTGGGGCTGGATCCAGCCGTGGCGGTGCTGGCGATTGCCCTGCCCTTCGGCGCCCTGGTGGCGCGGGTGGTGGGCGACCAGCTCGATGCCTTGCCCACCACGCAACTGGAGGCCCTGCGGGCGGCGGGGGCCCCGGCCGGGCCGGCGCTGCTCACGGCCCTGGGGCCGGCCCTGCTGCCGGGGGTGATCAGCTACGGGGGCTACCGGCTGGAGTGCGCCCTGCGCAGCGCCACCCTGCTGGGGGTGTTCGGCCTCGGTGGCCTGGGCACCGACCTGCGCCTCACCCTGCAGTCCCTGCAGTTCAATGAGCTCTGGAGCGGCCTGTGGCTGCTGCTGGCGGTGATGCTGTTGCTGGAGGCGCTGGTGCGGCTGCTGCGACGCCGCTGGTGCCTGCCCACCCGCTTTGGGGCTGGGACCGTGGTGGTCGGCCGGCGGGGCCGGGAGATCGCCCTGATGATTCTGCTGCTGCTGCCGCTCCTGCTGGTGCTGGCCCGAGCCCTGGAGGTCGATCCCCTCTCGCTCTTTCCTGGGAGCGCACTGCCCAACTGGGGCGCCAGCCTGCGGCCGGATGAGCTGCTGGCCCTGCCCTGGGCGGCCCTGGTGGCTCAGACCCTGGGACTGACCCTGCTGGCCGCCGCCCTGGCGGTGGGCCTGGCACCACTGCTGCTTTTGCTCGTGGCCCCCTGGCCCTGGGGACGGGCGCTGTTGCAGCTGGTCTGGGCCTTGGGGCGCCTGTGGCCGCCGCCGCTCACGGCCCTGCTGCTGTTGTTCGTGCTCAAGCCCGGCCTGGTGACGGCCGCCCTGGCCCTGGGTTTCCACAACCTGGGCATCCTCGGCCGCCTGCTGCTGGAGGCGGCCGAGGCCGCCCCATTGGGGGCCGAGCAGGCCCTGGCGGCGGCAGGCACCGGGCCGCGGCTGGCGTTGCTCTATGGCCGTTACAGCGCCCTGGCCCGCTCCTACCTGGCCTATGGCGCCTACCGCAGCGATGTGATCCTGCGCGAAACGGTGGTGGTGGGGCTGGTGGGAGCCGCCGGGCTGGGCACCGCTCTGCTGGAGGCGCTCAGCTCCTTCGCCTGGGACCAGGTGCTGGCCCTGATGGCGGCCTATGCCCTGCTCACCCTGGTGGGGGAAGATCTCTCCGACCGTGCCCGAAGGCGACTGCTCGCATGTCCTTGA
- a CDS encoding ATP-binding cassette domain-containing protein has protein sequence MNLPPVLELQGIQVPGRGQPRLQDISLQIQVGERVALLGSSGAGKSTLLAVANGMLQPSAGVVRWQGQPLARSRRHRRRQQARIGTLWQDLRLIEELTVQQNLNAARLAVWGWPRALLNLLLPLETAACAAALGRVELEPALLGQPVTALSGGQRQRVALARLLRQEPLLLLADEPLASLDPRLAAELLDLLLRQARAPRALLLSLHRPDLLEGFDRVIGLRQGRLLFDRPVVELRAGLGAELAVETLTQLYAEGP, from the coding sequence ATGAACCTGCCCCCCGTTCTCGAACTCCAGGGGATTCAGGTGCCCGGCCGCGGGCAGCCTCGGCTGCAGGACATTTCGCTGCAGATCCAAGTGGGTGAGCGCGTGGCGCTGCTCGGCTCCAGCGGCGCCGGCAAGAGCACCCTGCTGGCGGTGGCCAACGGCATGCTCCAGCCCAGCGCCGGTGTGGTGCGCTGGCAAGGGCAACCCCTGGCCCGCTCCCGCCGCCACAGGCGCCGCCAGCAGGCCCGCATCGGCACCCTCTGGCAGGACCTGCGCCTGATCGAGGAGCTGACGGTGCAGCAGAACCTCAACGCCGCCCGGCTGGCGGTCTGGGGCTGGCCCCGGGCCCTGCTCAATCTGTTGCTGCCCCTGGAGACGGCCGCCTGCGCCGCCGCCCTCGGGCGCGTTGAGCTGGAGCCGGCCCTGCTGGGCCAGCCGGTGACGGCCCTCTCCGGCGGCCAGCGCCAGCGCGTGGCCCTGGCGCGGCTGCTGCGCCAGGAACCGTTGCTGCTGCTGGCCGACGAACCCCTGGCCAGCCTTGATCCGCGGCTGGCCGCTGAACTGCTGGATCTGTTGCTGCGCCAGGCCAGGGCGCCCCGCGCCCTGCTGCTCAGCCTGCACCGCCCCGACCTGCTGGAGGGGTTCGACCGGGTGATCGGCCTGCGCCAGGGCCGCCTGCTGTTCGATCGCCCGGTGGTCGAGCTGAGGGCCGGGCTGGGGGCTGAACTGGCTGTGGAGACCCTGACCCAGCTCTACGCCGAGGGGCCGTGA
- a CDS encoding putative selenate ABC transporter substrate-binding protein, translating into MRLRQPWAAVVSGLAVLTATAAVLPLSSGLLNGAQAQSQPAATRVLRIGAIPDQKPEKLNRLYGQLADELSRQLGFKVKYVPVIDYAAAVTAFRTGDLDLVWFGGLTGVQARLQKPGARVLAQRDIDVQFHSVFIANARSGLKPVLNGKGLNQLKGKRFTFGSESSTSGRLMPQVFLAKAGVKLTDFSGGAPGFSGSHDATIALVQSGAYDAGAVNEQVWKTSLHERKVDRSKVIAIWRTPGYPDYHWIAQGDLDKRLGKGTTDRITAALVSLRRTNPSQASILELFGAQQFVPAKADQYAAIEKMGREIGKIR; encoded by the coding sequence ATGCGCCTCCGACAACCCTGGGCCGCCGTCGTCAGCGGATTGGCCGTACTGACCGCAACGGCGGCCGTGCTTCCCCTCAGCAGTGGTCTTCTCAATGGGGCCCAGGCCCAAAGCCAGCCCGCCGCCACCAGGGTGCTGCGCATCGGCGCGATCCCCGACCAGAAGCCGGAGAAGCTGAACCGGCTCTACGGGCAGCTGGCCGATGAACTCAGCCGCCAGCTTGGTTTCAAGGTCAAATACGTGCCCGTCATCGACTACGCCGCCGCCGTCACGGCGTTCCGCACGGGCGATCTGGACCTGGTCTGGTTCGGCGGCCTCACCGGCGTGCAGGCCCGCCTCCAGAAGCCCGGCGCCCGGGTGCTGGCCCAGCGGGACATCGACGTGCAGTTCCACAGCGTCTTCATCGCCAACGCCCGCAGCGGCCTCAAGCCGGTGCTCAATGGGAAGGGGCTGAATCAACTGAAGGGCAAGCGCTTCACCTTCGGATCCGAGAGCTCCACCTCCGGCCGGCTGATGCCCCAGGTCTTCCTGGCCAAGGCGGGCGTGAAGCTCACGGATTTCAGCGGCGGTGCCCCGGGCTTCAGCGGCAGCCATGACGCCACCATCGCCCTGGTTCAGAGCGGCGCCTATGACGCCGGCGCCGTCAATGAACAGGTCTGGAAAACCAGCCTGCATGAGCGCAAGGTCGATCGCAGCAAGGTGATTGCGATCTGGCGCACCCCCGGCTATCCCGATTACCACTGGATCGCCCAAGGCGATCTGGACAAGCGCCTGGGCAAGGGCACGACCGATCGGATCACGGCGGCCCTGGTGTCCCTGCGGCGCACCAACCCCAGCCAGGCCTCGATCCTGGAGCTGTTCGGCGCCCAGCAGTTTGTGCCCGCCAAGGCCGATCAGTATGCGGCGATCGAGAAGATGGGCCGGGAAATCGGCAAGATCCGCTGA
- a CDS encoding pyridoxal phosphate-dependent aminotransferase, translating to MQPPLRLSARAEALQPSLTLAIAARAKQLRAEGQDVCSLSAGEPDFETPAFIRQAATAALESGHTRYGPAAGEPELREAIAVKLSRENGIPTSSAQVLVTNGGKQALFNLFQVLLGPGDELLLPSPYWLSYPEMARLAGASVRLLPSAAAEGFRFDAERLEAAITPASKLLVLNSPGNPTGAVLSRAELEAIAAVLRRHPQVAVVCDEIYEFLLAPGQEHHSFGAVAPDLLDRVFVVNGLAKGWAMTGWRIGYLAGPLPVIAAASALQSQSTSNVCSFAQYGALAAISGPRDCVRAMAEQFNQRRALLTAGLQAIAGLTLTPPSGAFYAFPDVSAYGLDSMSFCNRLLEQEGLAVVPGVAFGDDRCIRLSCAASPATITDGLERLERFLASL from the coding sequence ATGCAGCCCCCGTTGAGGCTCTCTGCAAGGGCCGAAGCTCTGCAGCCCTCCCTGACCCTGGCGATCGCCGCCCGCGCCAAGCAACTGCGGGCCGAGGGGCAGGACGTCTGCAGCCTCAGCGCCGGCGAACCCGACTTCGAGACCCCCGCCTTCATTCGTCAGGCCGCTACGGCGGCCTTGGAGAGCGGTCACACCCGCTATGGCCCGGCCGCCGGTGAGCCGGAACTGCGCGAAGCGATTGCCGTCAAGCTCAGCCGCGAGAACGGCATTCCCACCAGCTCCGCCCAGGTGCTGGTCACCAACGGTGGGAAGCAGGCCCTGTTCAACCTGTTTCAGGTGCTGCTCGGACCCGGAGATGAGCTGCTGCTGCCCTCCCCCTACTGGCTCAGCTACCCAGAGATGGCCCGCTTGGCCGGTGCCTCGGTGCGGCTGTTGCCCAGTGCCGCCGCCGAGGGGTTCCGCTTCGACGCCGAGCGTCTGGAGGCGGCGATCACCCCCGCCAGCAAGCTGCTGGTGCTCAACAGCCCCGGCAACCCCACCGGCGCCGTGCTCAGCCGCGCCGAGCTTGAGGCGATCGCTGCGGTGTTGCGCCGCCATCCCCAGGTGGCGGTGGTCTGCGATGAGATCTACGAATTCCTGCTGGCCCCTGGCCAGGAGCACCACAGCTTCGGGGCTGTGGCCCCAGACCTGCTCGATCGGGTGTTCGTGGTCAATGGCCTCGCCAAGGGCTGGGCGATGACCGGCTGGCGAATCGGTTATCTGGCCGGCCCCCTGCCGGTGATCGCCGCCGCCAGTGCGCTCCAGAGCCAGAGCACCAGCAACGTCTGCAGCTTTGCCCAGTACGGGGCCCTGGCCGCGATCAGCGGCCCGAGGGACTGCGTGCGGGCCATGGCCGAGCAGTTCAACCAACGCCGCGCCCTGCTCACAGCCGGGCTGCAGGCGATCGCCGGTCTCACGCTCACCCCACCCTCGGGGGCCTTCTACGCCTTCCCGGATGTGAGTGCCTATGGGCTCGATTCGATGAGCTTCTGCAACCGCCTGCTGGAGCAGGAGGGGCTGGCGGTGGTGCCGGGTGTGGCCTTCGGCGACGACCGCTGCATCCGCCTCTCCTGTGCCGCCTCCCCTGCCACGATCACCGACGGCCTGGAGCGACTCGAGCGTTTCCTGGCCAGCCTCTGA
- a CDS encoding uracil-DNA glycosylase — MDPEQQLREACQACVRCPLAAGRHGAVVSRGPSGARLMLIGEAPGAEEDASGRPFVGRSGRLLDQLLAGAGISSEREAYICNAIKCRPPGNRKPAAAELAACRPWLDRQLEQVNPALVVLAGATAVEALLGVRGGLSRMRGQWQSWQGRWLMPVFHPSYLLRFSSMEPGSPRWHTAADFLEVRRRLDRLDGPTSGQEQPLPPRL, encoded by the coding sequence ATGGATCCCGAGCAGCAGCTGCGTGAGGCCTGCCAGGCCTGCGTGCGCTGTCCCTTGGCAGCGGGCCGCCATGGGGCCGTGGTGAGCCGGGGCCCGAGCGGCGCGCGGCTGATGCTGATCGGCGAGGCCCCCGGCGCCGAGGAGGACGCCAGCGGGCGGCCCTTCGTGGGCCGCTCCGGCCGGCTGCTGGACCAGTTGCTGGCCGGCGCCGGCATCAGCAGCGAGCGGGAGGCCTACATCTGCAACGCGATCAAGTGCCGGCCGCCGGGCAACCGAAAGCCCGCGGCGGCCGAGCTGGCGGCCTGCCGGCCCTGGCTGGATCGCCAGCTGGAGCAGGTGAATCCGGCGCTGGTGGTGCTGGCCGGAGCCACGGCCGTGGAGGCACTGCTGGGGGTCCGAGGTGGGCTCTCGCGGATGCGGGGGCAATGGCAGAGCTGGCAAGGGCGCTGGCTGATGCCGGTGTTCCATCCCTCCTACCTGCTGCGCTTCTCCTCCATGGAACCGGGCTCGCCCCGCTGGCACACCGCCGCAGATTTCCTGGAGGTCAGGCGGCGGCTGGATCGCCTCGATGGACCGACCAGCGGCCAGGAGCAGCCGCTGCCGCCCCGTTTGTGA
- the ispG gene encoding (E)-4-hydroxy-3-methylbut-2-enyl-diphosphate synthase: MTGTLARPDTASPEGGARDWANDPRYATVITRRKTRSVRVGDIWVGSEHPVVVQSMINEDTLDIEGATAGIRRLHEAGCEIVRLTVPSLGHARAVGEIRRRLEDSYRPVPLVADVHHNGMKIALEVAQHVDKVRINPGLYVFDKPDPNRTEFTPEEVAAIGERIQSTLEPLVSLLKEQDKGLRIGVNHGSLAERMLFTYGDTPLGMVESAMEFIHICDRLDFHNIVVSMKASRAPVMLAAYRMMADRMDSEGFHYPLHLGVTEAGDGDYGRIKSTAGIATLLAEGLGDTIRVSLTEAPEKEIPVCYSILQALGLRKTMVEYVACPSCGRTLFNLEEVLHVVRNATAHLTGLDIAVMGCIVNGPGEMADADYGYVGKTPGTISLYRGREEIRRVPEAEGVEALIALIKEDGRWVDP; encoded by the coding sequence ATGACCGGCACCCTGGCCCGCCCCGACACCGCTTCCCCCGAGGGCGGAGCCCGGGACTGGGCCAATGATCCCCGCTACGCCACGGTGATCACCCGCCGCAAGACCCGCAGCGTGCGGGTGGGCGACATCTGGGTCGGCAGCGAGCACCCGGTGGTGGTGCAGTCGATGATCAATGAGGACACCCTCGACATCGAAGGGGCCACCGCCGGCATTCGTCGCCTGCACGAGGCGGGCTGCGAGATCGTGCGGCTCACGGTGCCGAGCCTCGGCCATGCCCGGGCCGTGGGGGAGATCCGCAGGCGCCTCGAAGACAGCTACCGCCCCGTGCCCCTGGTGGCCGATGTGCACCACAACGGCATGAAGATCGCCCTGGAGGTGGCCCAGCATGTCGACAAGGTGCGCATCAACCCTGGCCTCTATGTGTTCGACAAACCCGACCCCAACCGCACCGAGTTCACACCCGAGGAGGTGGCGGCGATCGGTGAACGGATCCAGTCCACGCTCGAGCCGCTGGTGAGCCTGCTCAAGGAGCAGGACAAGGGCCTGCGCATCGGCGTCAACCACGGATCGCTGGCCGAACGCATGCTGTTCACCTACGGCGACACCCCCCTGGGGATGGTGGAGAGCGCCATGGAGTTCATTCACATCTGCGATCGCCTCGACTTCCACAACATCGTGGTTTCGATGAAGGCCTCGCGGGCGCCGGTGATGCTGGCCGCCTACCGGATGATGGCCGACCGCATGGATAGCGAAGGCTTCCACTACCCGCTGCACCTGGGCGTCACCGAAGCCGGCGACGGCGACTACGGCCGCATCAAGAGCACCGCCGGCATCGCCACCCTGCTGGCCGAGGGCCTCGGCGACACGATCCGGGTGTCGCTCACCGAGGCACCCGAGAAGGAGATCCCGGTCTGCTACTCGATCCTGCAGGCCCTGGGCCTGCGCAAAACGATGGTCGAATACGTGGCCTGCCCCAGCTGCGGCCGCACCCTGTTCAACCTGGAGGAGGTGCTGCATGTGGTGCGCAACGCCACCGCCCACCTCACCGGCCTGGACATCGCCGTGATGGGCTGCATCGTCAACGGCCCCGGCGAGATGGCCGATGCCGACTACGGCTACGTCGGCAAGACCCCCGGCACCATCTCCCTCTACCGCGGCCGTGAGGAGATTCGCCGGGTGCCGGAAGCCGAAGGGGTGGAGGCCCTGATCGCCCTGATCAAGGAAGACGGCCGCTGGGTCGATCCCTGA
- a CDS encoding S41 family peptidase: MALSRLRSLLTMVKGRTTLIVLAGVGTFAATALVGGRSFVPPSLASLINDSPKEVMDQAWQIVFRDYLDTTGKYTPEQWRKLRQEILAKSYGSTKESYEAIRGMLQTLDDPYTRFLDPREFKEMQIDTSGELSGVGIQLSLDKDTKELVVVSPIDGSPASRAGVQPKDVIVSIDGKSTKGMTTEDAVKLIRGQAGTKVVIQLRRKGQLLDTPLMRERIELHAVEHQINTAPDGSKVGYIRLKQFNANAAKDMAAAVKDLETKNVQGYVLDLRSNPGGLLMASIAIARQWLDEGIIVSTKTRDGIQDIKRANGRALTKRPLVILVNEGSASASEILSGALQDNKRAVLVGQKTFGKGLVQSVRGLSDGSGMTVTIAKYLTPSGRDIHHHGIAPDVSAKLSDLDAQKLKFEDIGTRKDSQYRAAETTLLKKVQAAGGNAKRVYNPTSANLPEALGTK, translated from the coding sequence ATGGCACTCTCAAGGCTCCGGAGCCTGCTCACGATGGTCAAAGGTCGCACCACCCTGATCGTGCTGGCCGGAGTGGGCACCTTTGCCGCCACCGCCCTGGTGGGAGGCCGCAGCTTCGTGCCACCCAGTCTGGCCAGCCTGATCAATGACAGCCCCAAGGAGGTGATGGACCAGGCGTGGCAGATCGTCTTCCGCGACTATCTCGACACCACCGGTAAATACACCCCCGAGCAATGGCGCAAACTACGCCAGGAGATTCTCGCCAAGAGTTACGGCAGCACCAAGGAAAGCTACGAGGCGATCCGGGGCATGCTTCAGACCCTCGATGACCCTTACACCCGCTTTTTGGATCCGCGGGAGTTCAAGGAGATGCAGATCGACACCTCCGGCGAGCTCTCCGGGGTGGGCATCCAGCTGAGCCTCGACAAGGACACTAAGGAACTGGTGGTGGTCTCTCCGATCGATGGGTCCCCGGCCTCGCGGGCCGGCGTGCAGCCCAAGGACGTGATCGTCTCGATCGACGGCAAGAGCACCAAGGGCATGACCACCGAGGACGCGGTCAAGCTGATCCGTGGCCAGGCCGGCACCAAGGTGGTGATCCAGCTGCGTCGCAAGGGGCAGTTGCTCGACACACCACTGATGCGCGAGCGCATCGAACTGCACGCGGTGGAGCATCAGATCAACACCGCCCCCGATGGCTCCAAGGTGGGCTACATCCGCCTCAAGCAGTTCAACGCCAACGCCGCCAAGGACATGGCCGCGGCGGTGAAGGATCTGGAGACCAAGAACGTCCAGGGCTACGTGCTCGATCTGCGCAGCAACCCCGGCGGGCTGCTGATGGCCAGCATCGCCATCGCCCGTCAGTGGCTCGATGAAGGAATCATCGTCTCCACCAAGACCCGTGACGGCATCCAGGACATCAAGCGCGCCAACGGTCGCGCCCTCACCAAGCGTCCCCTGGTGATCCTGGTCAACGAGGGCTCCGCCAGCGCCAGCGAGATCCTCTCGGGTGCCCTGCAGGACAACAAACGCGCCGTGCTGGTGGGCCAGAAGACCTTTGGCAAGGGGCTGGTGCAGTCGGTGCGGGGGCTCTCCGATGGCTCCGGCATGACCGTCACCATCGCCAAGTACCTCACCCCCAGCGGCCGCGACATCCACCACCACGGCATCGCCCCGGATGTGTCCGCCAAGCTCAGCGACCTTGACGCCCAGAAGCTCAAGTTCGAAGACATCGGCACCCGCAAGGACAGCCAGTACCGGGCGGCAGAGACCACCCTGCTCAAGAAGGTGCAGGCCGCCGGTGGCAATGCCAAAAGGGTCTACAACCCCACCAGTGCGAACCTGCCGGAGGCCCTAGGCACCAAATAG